One region of Eupeodes corollae chromosome 1, idEupCoro1.1, whole genome shotgun sequence genomic DNA includes:
- the LOC129941251 gene encoding uncharacterized protein LOC129941251 — MNSQAIIEKIVEKMKAVDPAKRTIFVIYQINFTKADGTPSKSFVLDLKDLKIYEGKVDNADGELTVVDEDFYALASQKISFADFVASGKAKMSGDLSALKVLVEKFHS; from the exons ATGAACAGCCAAGCTATTATTGAGAAAATCGTCGAAAAGATGAAGGCTGTCGACCCAGCAAAGAGGACCATCTTCGTGATTTATCAAATCAACTTCACCAAAGCCGACGGAACTCCATCAAAGAGTTTTG TGCTGGACTTGAAGGATCTCAAGATCTACGAAGGCAAGGTTGACAATGCCGATGGTGAATTGACTGTTGTCGATGAAGACTTTTATGCTTTGGCTTCACAGAAAATCTCTTTCGCTGACTTCGTTGCAAGC ggcAAGGCAAAAATGAGCGGAGATTTGAGTGCCCTGAAAGTGCTCGTTGAGAAATTCCACTCTTAA